The Chitinophaga pinensis DSM 2588 region GCTGAAAGCACTGCAGCAAAAAGTGAAAGGGGCTTTATCAGGCAAAATAGCCGGCACCAGGCTGGGAAAAGGCACTATATACAACTATGACGGGATACAGGAAGCCTTACACATACAGCATATCGATGGAGAAAAACTAACAGCGAAAGGCTTACAGTTTATCCGCAGAAAAGACAAAGACAGAACCTGGTATTATATCGTCAATCACACGGCGGATGCTGTAGATGATGCGGTCCCTTTTAACCAGATGGGTGCTGAAGATACCGTCTTACTCCTCGATCCGATGACAGGAGTATATGGTCCCGCAACAGTGGGCCATCACCATGTGAATGATGTGGTCAGGATCCAGTTGCAACCCGGCCAGTCGCTGATAGTAAGAACCGGTCCGGTCACTGCCGCAGAGCAGGCGGTTGGCAACTGGAGATACCTGAATAAACCAGGAACGCCGCTTCCTTTATCGGGCAAATGGGACCTGACCTTTACCCAGGGAGGCCCTTTTAAGCCCGCCGACCGCCAATTGGACCAGCTGGTATCCTGGACAAGTCTTTCCGATACCGCAGCAGCTTCCTATAGTGGTTCAGCGGTTTATACCCAGACATTTACCCTGCCGGATAAGCTGGAAAAGGAATATCTGCTGGACCTGGGGAAAGTGCACGAAAGTGCCAGGGTCACCATCAACGGACAAGACGCCGGTATCTACTGGGCCATTCCTTTCCAGGGAAGGGTGGGGCAATATCTGCGTCCAGGTAAAAATGAGATCAGGATAGAAGTAGCCAATCTGATGGCCAACCGGATCCGTTATATGGATCAACATGGCATTCCCTGGCGAAACTATCATGAGATCAATTTCGTCAATATCAATTATAAGTCTTTTGATGCTGCAGGCTGGCCCCTGCAGGCTTCTGGTCTGATCGGTCCGGTCACATTGATCCCCCATCAATAGCGTTTAAGAAAACCCGTTTCCTGGAATGTTTGAATTTTGTAACTTAGCAGTATGGCAGAAACACAAACATTAGCGGAATTCTATCAGCAGAAGTTCAACTGGCTGCCTGAAAACCTACAGCAGGATATAGGACATTTCAATGTGTTCCGGTTGGAAGACTTCCAGGGGCCGTCTGCAAAGACCTTTAAATACAGCCGCCGGGATTTTTATAAGATCAACCTGGTCAGAGGCCGGAATGTCTATCACTATGCAGATAAAAGCGTAGAACTGGATGGCAGCACCCTGACTTTCTTCAATCCCCAGGTACCTTATACATATGAGACCCTGTCTGAAACAAAGACAGGTTTCTTCTGTATATTTAAAGAAGGCTTCTTTACGGAGCGTATGAGAGGCAGTATCAATGAATTACCCATGTTCGCCCCGGGAGGTAAACCTTCTTATATGCTGACGGAAGAACAGGATGCACACGTCAGCCAGATCTTCACCAAAATGCTGGAGGAGATCAACTCTGATTACCGGTATAAGTATGATCTGCTGATGAACTATGTGACTGAAATGATCCATTATGCCCTGAAACTGGAGCCTACCGGGACATTATATAAACATCCCGATGCCAAATCCAGGATCACCTCTATCTTCACAGAACTGCTTGAAAGACAGTTTCCTATTGAATCCCCATCCCAGCGATTCACACTCCGTTCAGCCAAGGATTTTGCAGACCACCTGGCCGTACACGTCAATCACCTGAACAGGGCCATCAAGGAAACCACTGGTAAAACTACCACCGAGCACATCTCAGAACGTCTGGTCAGCGAGGCCAAAGCCCTGCTGAAACACACCAACTGGAACGTTTCTGAGATCAGTTACTGCCTGGGCTTTGAGGAACCGGCCCATTTCAACAACTTTTTCAGGAAACAGACCAGCCAGACGCCATCCTCTTTCAGGATTGTTTGAATTCCGCAAGTATTGCTTTGAATGATGTAATAACCGGCATAGAGATCCGATGTAGTTTTGCATCATTAAACTTAGCAACGATGAGCAACAACAACAACAGAGTATGGTTTGTAACTGGTGCTTCCAAGGGATTGGGATTAAGCCTGGTAAAACAGCTGCTGGCCACAGGTCAACGCGTGGCAGCAACATCAAGAAAGATAGGAGAACTGGTAAAGGCGGTAAGTGAACAGTCTGCAGATTTCCTCCCACTGGAAACTGACCTGGTGAGTGAAACCAGTGTAACAGCAGCGATTGAAAAGACAATTGCTACTTTCGGCAGACTGGATGTCGTAGTAAACAATGCGGGTTATGGTATCGGCGGTAGTATAGAAGAACTGACTGATAAAGAAACCCGGGATGCCTTCGACGTCAATGTTTTCGGTACACTCAATGTGATCCGCCTGGCAATGCCGCAGTTAAGGGCACAGCGTTCAGGACACATCATCAATATCTCATCCATCGCAGGTATTGCGCCAGCCACCGGTTGGTCCATCTATGGTGCAGCAAAACATGCGGTGATAGGTCTGAGCGAAGTACTGGCAGAAGATGTGAAAGAGTTTGGTATCAAAGTGACCGTTGTAGCGCCGGGCGCATTCAGGACCAGTTTCCTGACAAAAGAATCACTGACCATGGCGAAAAATAAGATTCCGGAATATACCGCTATCAGAAATTCGCATGAGAAATACGAGTCAATGGATGGTCAACAGGCAGGAGATCCTGACAAAGCAGCGGCAGCCATGATCGCGATTGTCAACGAACAAAAGCCTCCTGTATACCTGTTACTGGGTTCAGATGCTTACGAACGGGGTATGGCTAAACTGGAGTTATTGAAAGACGCTTTTAAAGAAAAAGAAGCATTGACAAAATCTACCAGCTTTTAAAGCCTTTGTTATATGACTACAAACCATGAGACTGCAGCAGTAAAAGCTACAGTCAACAAAAAAGAGGCTATCCGCCATATGGTGGGTAGCCTCACTTCAGCATTGACATTGTTAGTCTGATAATGTCGTCAAACACTTTCTTGTCAGCACCCGATTTCGAGTGCGCAGTCAATCCCCAGAGGTTATTCATGATAAAACGCGCCAGTGAACGGGGCGTATTTTCTTTAGAGATCTGTCCCAAATCCTGACCACGTTTGATCGCTCCCGTAAACCCATTTTCCAGCGCTTCCCTGTTTTCCTTTACAATCTCCGCAATTTCCTCATCATGTGTGGCCAGTTCCATAATGGAATTAACCATGAAACAACCTCTTTTGTCTTCATTGACAAAGCAGTTGTTTTTAGAAATAATGAACAGTGATTTCAGCGTTTCAGGTACATTCTCTGCAGTAGCCAGTAGCTCAAGGATATTGCCCGTCACCGTATTCCTGTAACGTGTCAGCGCACTGATAAACAGGCTACGTTTATCGCCATATGTATCATACAGACTGGAACGACTCAGTCCCAGCTCGTCCAGGATCTCCTGCGGAGAAGTCCCGTTGTAGCCTTTGTGCCAGAAAAACTGCATCGCTTTATCTAACACTTCCTCTTCGTCAAATCTTTTTGTTCGTGCCATATGATGTAATTCAATTAACAATTAGGAATTAAGAATTAAGAATTGGAATGCAGCGGAGATCTTCGCGTTAATTCTTAATTCTTAATTCTTAATTCTTAATTCTTAATTCTTAATTCTTAATTCTTAATTCTTAATTCTTAATTCTTAATTCTTAATCATAAAGGTACGTAATCGGAACTAATATTCCGGAATTTTTAAAAAAGAAGCAGATTTATTTGGAACTTTTGTTCCGTTATAACTACCTTAGCGGAACAAAAGTTCCAGTATTATAAAAATCATCATCCTCAGATATGAAAAAGACAGTATTCATTACAGGTACCAGCAGCGGACTGGGTAAGCTGACCGCTAAATATTTTGCATCACAGGGTTGGAATGTAGCCGCTACCATGCGTACACCAGAGAAAGAAACAGAGCTGACGCAATATGAAAATATAAAGATCTTTAAACTGGATGTGACGGATATCGCACAGGTAAATACAGCAGTAGCAGCGGCGGTTGCTGCATTCGGTAAAATTGATGTCGTAGTAAATAATGCGGGGGCAGGCACATACGGTGCATTGGAGTTGGCAAAAGAAGAAACAATTGACTGGCAGTTTGCAACAAACGTACGCGGCCCTATCAATGTTATCCGTGCCTTCCTGCCGCATTTCAGGGCACAGAAAGGAGGGAAGTTCATCAACATCAGTTCCTTCATGGGCGTGACTACCGCCGTACCTGTCGGCTCTTTATATAACATGTCCAAATTTGCACTGGAAGGACTGACCGAAGGACTGTATTATGAACTGGAGCCATTGAATATTAGTTTGCACCTGATAGAACAGGGCGGATCGAGTGGTAACAGTTTCGTAGATAAAGTCATTTGGAATGAACATCCGGAAATAACGGATTACGAAGCCATTACAACACGCGTCAGGCAGATGATGCAGGAGGCAAAGAATGGCCCGCTGGACGATCCGCAAACCATTGTAGATGCTATCTACGCCCTGGCTACCGGCGCCAGTAAACAGTTCCGTACTGTACTGAGCGCAATGGGTAATCAACTGATGGAAATGCGTAGATCAATGCCAATAGAAAATTATCTGGACACAGTGGCTGGATGGTATAAGTAATCTGTAAAAGGTCCTGCGAAAGCAGGGCCTTTTTACTGAAATAAAGAATAATGACTATATTTCGGTCATTAACTATGTCAATGGACCAGACCACTCACGCCTCCCTACGCAAAAAAATATCCATTCATACCCAGATCCTTGCAGCCGTTCTGTTTATCGGTCTGCTGCCGCATATCAGACATTATTTATATCCTTCCCGTAATGTATTGGATGTCCTCAGTCTGTATGTTTTCCCGGAAAAACTATGGGAGTGGGCTATACTGATCCCTTTTGGCATATTGTTCTATGCCATCTTCCTGATCCCCATCTTCGTCGTTATTTTTTTACTGTTCCGCTGGGGCAGGGGGTATGCGACTGACGCTGGAAAGGGCAGAAAGGTCCGTAACTGGCTCATTGTTTTTACGCTGGTATTGGCATATGGTTGGGGAGAACCGGTCTTGTATTGTATACAAAAGGTATTTCCACCAAAAGAAGTAAACCCTTTCCCTCCGGGTGTGATCAGGTGGGCGGAGCCTTCCCTGGAAGCGGAAGAAGCTACTCTCCAGCTTATTCTTAACAAAGGGCAGATTATCGACGAGACAACACAAAGGGTACTATATCTTGTTGTCCTGCTGTTATATACGATAGAAACAGGCTGGATATTTTCACTCCTCTGGAAGGCCGAGGCCTATGAGAAAAAGCAGTCTTTTACTGATGCAAACGGCTCATCTCTTTCTTAAACGACAGTATCTCAGACTCAATTCCCTTTAATGTAAAACCGGCCTGCTTTTCGAGTAGTTCCGTAATGTCCGCGTCTTTGCCTAATTCACTGAAACTATCATATCCCAGAAGCAGTACCAGTTGATGGAGATTGCCACCATCTACGATCTTATACGTATAAAAACAGTCTGCGTGCAATTGCTTAGTTACGTTATCGAGCGCTTTGATGGCATTGGTTAATGGATAGGCCGTGATGGTGATCATTCGCAGGAAGCGGGCC contains the following coding sequences:
- a CDS encoding helix-turn-helix domain-containing protein, whose amino-acid sequence is MAETQTLAEFYQQKFNWLPENLQQDIGHFNVFRLEDFQGPSAKTFKYSRRDFYKINLVRGRNVYHYADKSVELDGSTLTFFNPQVPYTYETLSETKTGFFCIFKEGFFTERMRGSINELPMFAPGGKPSYMLTEEQDAHVSQIFTKMLEEINSDYRYKYDLLMNYVTEMIHYALKLEPTGTLYKHPDAKSRITSIFTELLERQFPIESPSQRFTLRSAKDFADHLAVHVNHLNRAIKETTGKTTTEHISERLVSEAKALLKHTNWNVSEISYCLGFEEPAHFNNFFRKQTSQTPSSFRIV
- a CDS encoding SDR family oxidoreductase, with amino-acid sequence MSNNNNRVWFVTGASKGLGLSLVKQLLATGQRVAATSRKIGELVKAVSEQSADFLPLETDLVSETSVTAAIEKTIATFGRLDVVVNNAGYGIGGSIEELTDKETRDAFDVNVFGTLNVIRLAMPQLRAQRSGHIINISSIAGIAPATGWSIYGAAKHAVIGLSEVLAEDVKEFGIKVTVVAPGAFRTSFLTKESLTMAKNKIPEYTAIRNSHEKYESMDGQQAGDPDKAAAAMIAIVNEQKPPVYLLLGSDAYERGMAKLELLKDAFKEKEALTKSTSF
- a CDS encoding TetR/AcrR family transcriptional regulator translates to MARTKRFDEEEVLDKAMQFFWHKGYNGTSPQEILDELGLSRSSLYDTYGDKRSLFISALTRYRNTVTGNILELLATAENVPETLKSLFIISKNNCFVNEDKRGCFMVNSIMELATHDEEIAEIVKENREALENGFTGAIKRGQDLGQISKENTPRSLARFIMNNLWGLTAHSKSGADKKVFDDIIRLTMSMLK
- a CDS encoding SDR family oxidoreductase, which codes for MKKTVFITGTSSGLGKLTAKYFASQGWNVAATMRTPEKETELTQYENIKIFKLDVTDIAQVNTAVAAAVAAFGKIDVVVNNAGAGTYGALELAKEETIDWQFATNVRGPINVIRAFLPHFRAQKGGKFINISSFMGVTTAVPVGSLYNMSKFALEGLTEGLYYELEPLNISLHLIEQGGSSGNSFVDKVIWNEHPEITDYEAITTRVRQMMQEAKNGPLDDPQTIVDAIYALATGASKQFRTVLSAMGNQLMEMRRSMPIENYLDTVAGWYK